The window CACCCATGCCGGTTATTTGTCTGCTAGACGAAAGGTTCCGCATGGCGACTGTGATGGAGTTTACGAGCCCGACAGCGGAGTTCCCACTGGGGAGTGTGTTCGAAAACTTGCCAGGTGTGACGGTCGAACTGGAGCGGCTGATTCCACACCAGACGCTGATTATCCCGTACTTCTGGGTACGCGATGTGGAAACGGCGGATATCGAAGCTGAGTTCGAACAACACGCCGGCGTGAGCAACATCCGAGTGGTCGATAGCGTCGAAGACGAGTATCTCATGCGTGCCGAGTGGGAACAAGAGTACTTCGGCATCCTGAGTGCGTTGGCCAAGGCCAACGTCGTCGTGCTCTCCGGAATCGGTACGAAAGACGAATGGCGATTCGAGGTGCGCGGCGAAAGTCAGGAGACAATTGCCGAGTTTCGAGAGTACTGCCAAGAAAACGACATTCCGATAACAATCACCGCCGTCCACGCGATGCTTCCGATCCAGGGCGAGGGCTACGAGTTAACCGAGACCCAACGTGAGGCGCTGGTGTTAGCCTACGAGCGGGGCTACTTCGACACCCCACGCGAGGTGTCGCTCGAAGAGATCGCCGACGAGCTCGACATCACCCAGCAATCGCTCTCGTCACGCCTTCGACGCGGGCATCGACGCCTCATTGGAGCGACACTCAGTAGTTCGTCGTGACCGTTCGGACAGTCTGCCTTTTAAACCTGCTGTATTATCAGTATCCCTGTTGAACCGACTCAGACGGCTAGAATCAGTCTAGATGGGTACAACGATATCTGGGGTTGGAGTAGAAGCGGTTGAGTACGCTCAGGAATCTGGGACTGTTCGCACCCAGTTCGATCAGGAGAAGACACCAGCGAGCATGGCTGTTGTCGCAACGCTGGCGGACGTAATGGATACTGACCCTGTAGAACTCGACCCGCTCCATTCCACTGTTGACGCCGACGAATTAGATGCGCTCGTCCGCGTTCGCAACGGGACAAACGGGGATACCCACGCTGCATTCACGCACGAGGGGCACGCAATAACCGTACACAGCTACGGTGTGATCACTATCACACCAGAAAACGAACTCACAGTGGAGAAACACGAAAGGGGGCGGGAAGATGACGTCTGAGGAGACCTCGCTTGCGTCGAAGGAAGAATTAAACGCGGAGCTGAAAGACCTCCTTCGCAGGGCCTACGA of the Natrinema sp. HArc-T2 genome contains:
- a CDS encoding helix-turn-helix domain-containing protein; the protein is MATVMEFTSPTAEFPLGSVFENLPGVTVELERLIPHQTLIIPYFWVRDVETADIEAEFEQHAGVSNIRVVDSVEDEYLMRAEWEQEYFGILSALAKANVVVLSGIGTKDEWRFEVRGESQETIAEFREYCQENDIPITITAVHAMLPIQGEGYELTETQREALVLAYERGYFDTPREVSLEEIADELDITQQSLSSRLRRGHRRLIGATLSSSS
- a CDS encoding HalOD1 output domain-containing protein, which gives rise to MGTTISGVGVEAVEYAQESGTVRTQFDQEKTPASMAVVATLADVMDTDPVELDPLHSTVDADELDALVRVRNGTNGDTHAAFTHEGHAITVHSYGVITITPENELTVEKHERGREDDV